One window of Chryseobacterium indologenes genomic DNA carries:
- a CDS encoding ExbD/TolR family protein, which translates to MKIQRRNKANPEFSLAAMTDVILLMLIFFMITSSAANQSAIDVNLPKAGAVDDNIPNPVTVSIKPDGSFFVDDNPVNKGELEKSIVDKLAGQTNQSFTIRADENTLHKDVVFVMEIAEKHKFNIAIATVKDK; encoded by the coding sequence ATGAAAATTCAGAGAAGAAATAAAGCAAACCCGGAATTCAGTTTAGCAGCGATGACAGACGTTATCCTGTTGATGCTGATTTTCTTTATGATCACATCTTCTGCCGCCAATCAAAGTGCTATTGATGTGAATCTGCCGAAAGCCGGAGCTGTTGACGATAATATTCCTAATCCTGTAACAGTAAGTATTAAGCCGGACGGCTCATTCTTTGTAGATGACAATCCTGTTAATAAAGGGGAACTGGAGAAAAGTATTGTAGATAAACTGGCAGGTCAGACCAATCAATCGTTCACAATCAGAGCTGACGAAAACACATTGCATAAAGATGTTGTTTTTGTAATGGAAATTGCTGAAAAACATAAGTTTAACATTGCAATTGCAACCGTTAAAGATAAATAA